In Cytophagales bacterium, one DNA window encodes the following:
- a CDS encoding T9SS type A sorting domain-containing protein, which translates to MRGLVAGYGSRQLSEITGTGEGPNQNNAYLQSSINLFPNPATGGLTIESNLGLEIEKIEIYNTLGQKVHEMDVNKKLQTFSMNMAMLSAGNYMLKITTGKGIIIKQVAVE; encoded by the coding sequence TTGCGGGGACTGGTGGCGGGGTATGGATCTCGTCAGTTAAGTGAAATAACCGGCACAGGAGAGGGCCCAAATCAGAATAATGCTTATCTCCAATCATCAATCAACCTTTTCCCCAATCCCGCCACCGGCGGCCTCACTATTGAGAGCAACTTAGGGTTGGAAATTGAAAAAATTGAGATTTACAATACCCTGGGGCAGAAGGTTCATGAAATGGATGTAAACAAAAAACTACAAACATTCAGTATGAATATGGCGATGCTATCTGCCGGAAATTACATGCTGAAAATCACAACCGGTAAAGGTATTATCATTAAGCAAGTGGCAGTGGAGTAG
- a CDS encoding Na+/H+ antiporter NhaC family protein has translation MGIAPVIIDGSKKITVKDTDSGIAKFFKIRHIPAWLSILPPLIAIAMALIFREVLVSLFLGIFSGALILLGFHPKNWIPAMYNVLDNYIINAMMDTGHLSVILFSTLIGGMVAIISKNGGMAGVVDKLSKYAKSARSAQFITWFLGIAIFFDDYANTLIVGNTMRPVTDKFKISREKLAYIVDSTAAPVAAIAFITTWIGAELGYIQDASVNLRINENAYSMFLNSLQYAFYPIFTLVFMFFLIYFKKDFGSMYKAEIRSRVLGTKLKIRNSKFETRNSKFETRNSKLETRNSKFENNESLKDLDPVEGVKQKWYNAFIPVISVVLVTIAALLVTGAHKSFDNLLEAGIVIQDYSFMNVWENLYHLNNGQDVAFFRKLGIIIGNADAYVALLWASLSGVVLAILLTVIQRIMPLRKIMDTLVFGFKTMLPAVLILILAWSLAKITGDLHTADFLTSLFSGAISPVWMPTVVFILAALISFSTGSSWGTMAILYPLMLPATWLLCQQSGFETGQSMPIFYNVISVVLAGSVFGDHCSPISDTTILSSLATNCNHVDHVRTQLPYAITVAVVSLLVCAVFVNMGIPWYFNYLLGFVMLFLIVKYLGRSL, from the coding sequence ATGGGCATTGCACCTGTCATAATTGACGGATCAAAGAAAATAACGGTAAAGGACACGGACTCCGGAATAGCTAAATTTTTCAAAATCAGACATATCCCTGCCTGGCTCAGCATTCTGCCTCCGCTTATTGCCATTGCCATGGCGCTGATATTCAGAGAGGTGTTGGTGTCGCTTTTCCTGGGTATATTTTCAGGAGCGCTTATATTACTTGGCTTTCATCCTAAAAACTGGATCCCAGCCATGTACAACGTGCTTGATAATTATATCATTAACGCAATGATGGACACAGGGCATTTGTCGGTAATTTTATTTTCAACATTGATTGGCGGCATGGTAGCGATCATTTCCAAAAACGGAGGGATGGCAGGAGTTGTTGACAAATTATCAAAATACGCAAAGTCTGCCAGAAGTGCGCAATTTATTACCTGGTTTCTGGGCATTGCTATTTTCTTTGACGATTACGCCAATACACTTATCGTTGGCAACACCATGCGCCCGGTAACAGATAAGTTCAAGATATCCAGAGAAAAGCTTGCTTATATAGTGGATAGTACTGCAGCGCCTGTAGCTGCTATCGCATTTATTACCACCTGGATCGGAGCTGAGCTTGGTTATATCCAGGATGCTTCGGTTAACTTAAGGATCAATGAAAATGCTTATTCAATGTTTTTGAATTCGCTGCAATATGCTTTCTATCCCATTTTCACACTGGTATTTATGTTCTTTTTGATATACTTTAAAAAGGATTTCGGGTCAATGTATAAGGCTGAAATTCGATCCCGAGTACTCGGGACGAAACTCAAAATTCGAAACTCGAAATTCGAAACTCGAAATTCGAAATTCGAAACTCGAAACTCGAAACTCGAAACTCGAAATTCGAAATTCGAAAATAATGAATCACTTAAAGATTTGGACCCTGTCGAGGGTGTAAAACAAAAGTGGTACAATGCATTTATTCCCGTTATATCAGTAGTCTTAGTAACAATAGCAGCGCTTTTGGTTACAGGCGCTCACAAATCTTTTGATAATTTATTGGAGGCCGGAATTGTCATACAGGATTATTCCTTTATGAATGTATGGGAAAACCTTTACCATCTTAACAACGGACAGGATGTAGCATTTTTCAGGAAACTCGGGATCATTATCGGCAATGCTGATGCTTATGTGGCTTTGCTCTGGGCGTCATTATCAGGTGTCGTTTTAGCCATTCTGTTAACCGTCATTCAAAGGATCATGCCGCTAAGAAAAATAATGGATACATTAGTATTTGGTTTCAAAACCATGCTTCCTGCAGTACTGATCCTGATCCTGGCATGGTCGCTGGCAAAAATAACCGGGGATCTGCATACAGCCGATTTTCTTACTTCCTTGTTCAGCGGTGCTATTTCTCCCGTATGGATGCCCACTGTAGTTTTTATCCTGGCAGCGCTGATCTCATTTTCAACCGGATCAAGCTGGGGCACGATGGCAATTTTATACCCTTTGATGCTTCCCGCTACCTGGCTATTATGCCAGCAAAGTGGTTTTGAAACCGGGCAATCAATGCCGATATTCTATAATGTTATTTCCGTAGTGCTGGCCGGTTCGGTATTTGGTGACCACTGCTCGCCCATTTCTGACACAACCATCCTGAGCTCATTAGCAACCAATTGTAATCATGTAGATCATGTGAGAACGCAATTGCCTTATGCAATCACTGTGGCTGTGGTAAGCTTATTGGTTTGTGCGGTGTTTGTGAATATGGGCATTCCATGGTACTTTAATTACTTATTAGGATTCGTTATGCTTTTTTTGATTGTGAAGTATCTGGGTAGAAGTTTGTAA
- the queF gene encoding preQ(1) synthase produces the protein MNTENKTYTKIDKSVLKAIPNPTQRAYEIKIKIPEFTFLGVQKQPDFATIYLTFYPQKKVIELKSIKEYVYQLRNIIVSYERLINIIYDDLMDVYQPERLRIVMICNPRGGISSKLTIDSDWKARGGKEKFNDWTVAREEWDVLM, from the coding sequence ATGAACACTGAAAACAAAACTTACACAAAAATAGACAAATCTGTATTAAAAGCGATTCCAAACCCTACACAAAGGGCTTATGAAATTAAAATAAAGATACCGGAATTTACATTCCTGGGCGTTCAAAAACAGCCTGACTTTGCAACAATTTACCTGACATTCTACCCCCAAAAAAAGGTCATTGAATTAAAGTCTATCAAAGAGTATGTTTACCAGCTCAGAAATATTATTGTCTCATACGAGCGTTTAATAAATATCATCTATGATGACCTGATGGATGTATATCAACCAGAACGCCTCAGGATCGTTATGATATGTAACCCCCGTGGTGGTATCAGCTCGAAATTAACCATAGACTCAGATTGGAAAGCCCGGGGTGGAAAAGAAAAATTCAATGACTGGACCGTGGCTCGTGAAGAATGGGATGTGTTGATGTAA
- the pdxH gene encoding pyridoxamine 5'-phosphate oxidase, whose protein sequence is MTNYRSILQLLKIYLKNTNLNKKNIDQDPIKQFNKWLSVAKKTSMIHPEAMTLATSTKDGKPSVRILLLKGVIDSKFIFFTNYQSSKAKEIEVNPYGALLFYWEKLERQVRIKGKIEKIAEKESEDYFKTRPNGSKLGAWASPQSEVIPDRTFLEKNFKEFEEKYKNEEIPRPQYWGGYQLIPSMLEFWQGKPNRLHDRIRYRLENDKWIIERLAP, encoded by the coding sequence ATGACTAATTATCGATCAATTCTCCAATTACTGAAAATTTATTTGAAAAACACAAATTTAAACAAAAAAAACATAGACCAGGATCCTATTAAACAATTTAACAAATGGTTGAGCGTAGCTAAAAAAACCAGCATGATACATCCTGAGGCGATGACACTGGCCACTTCAACCAAGGATGGTAAACCTTCAGTGAGAATTCTTTTGCTTAAAGGGGTCATTGATTCTAAATTTATTTTTTTTACTAATTATCAGAGCAGTAAAGCAAAAGAAATAGAAGTTAACCCTTACGGTGCACTGCTCTTTTATTGGGAAAAACTGGAACGCCAGGTCAGGATAAAAGGAAAAATTGAAAAGATCGCAGAAAAAGAGTCTGAAGATTATTTTAAAACACGCCCCAATGGCAGTAAACTGGGAGCCTGGGCATCTCCGCAAAGCGAGGTAATCCCGGATAGAACGTTTTTGGAGAAAAATTTCAAAGAATTTGAAGAAAAATATAAAAACGAAGAGATCCCAAGGCCACAGTACTGGGGAGGATACCAATTAATACCTTCTATGCTTGAATTCTGGCAAGGAAAACCCAACCGGCTGCACGACAGGATCAGGTACAGGCTGGAAAATGACAAATGGATTATTGAAAGGCTGGCACCGTAG
- a CDS encoding serine hydrolase has product MKINIPIFIILLIIPAMITSCYVVKTIYYNLADIKDYKKFPYHTIEAQKPSFNFVAGNREREFNLSLEELKAFGNGKFPFTIKAEDLSKGGLPLEKLLNSTKTVAFLIIKNDTILYEKYFHKYDEASVTTSFSMAKSFTSALIGIAISEGFIENINQPITDYIPELKGKGFEKIKIENLLQMTSGIKFTENYYNPFSNVDKLYYGNNILNIITRLKIDKQPGKEYRYISINSQLLGLILQRATGKIVSEYLQEKIWIPLGMEYDATWSIDSKKNGMEKTYCCLNARARDFAKFGRLYLNKGNWNGKQIIPEHWIEESTKTDSTNGSAWNFQYCWWIMSFPPKADQPLQKSPVQSTPGSLGEPFEQVESPGKKAFWAKGHLGQFIFVYPQKNVIIVRLGKKRGKVKWGKVFLRIANSAW; this is encoded by the coding sequence ATGAAAATAAATATACCAATATTCATAATTCTGTTGATCATCCCCGCTATGATCACTTCCTGCTATGTTGTCAAAACTATTTACTACAACCTTGCCGATATAAAGGATTATAAAAAATTTCCTTACCACACTATTGAAGCGCAAAAGCCATCTTTCAACTTTGTAGCAGGAAATAGAGAAAGGGAATTCAACCTCTCCCTGGAAGAGTTGAAAGCGTTTGGTAATGGAAAATTTCCTTTTACCATTAAAGCGGAGGATCTAAGCAAGGGGGGCTTACCATTAGAAAAATTGCTAAATAGTACAAAAACCGTAGCCTTTTTAATAATTAAAAATGATACAATACTGTATGAAAAATATTTTCATAAATATGACGAAGCATCAGTGACTACTTCCTTTTCAATGGCAAAATCTTTTACCTCAGCCTTGATTGGCATTGCAATTTCAGAAGGTTTCATTGAAAATATCAATCAACCTATTACTGATTACATACCTGAATTAAAAGGCAAAGGGTTTGAAAAAATCAAAATCGAGAATCTGTTACAGATGACCTCCGGTATTAAATTTACCGAAAATTATTACAACCCCTTTAGTAACGTTGATAAATTATATTATGGAAACAATATCCTCAATATTATTACCCGCCTTAAAATTGATAAACAACCGGGGAAAGAATACCGTTATATCAGCATAAACTCGCAGCTTCTGGGTTTGATACTACAGAGGGCTACCGGAAAAATCGTTTCGGAATACCTCCAGGAAAAGATATGGATACCTTTAGGGATGGAATACGATGCCACATGGAGCATAGACAGTAAGAAAAACGGCATGGAAAAGACTTATTGTTGTCTGAATGCACGGGCCCGTGACTTTGCGAAATTTGGCAGACTCTATCTGAACAAAGGCAACTGGAACGGGAAGCAAATAATTCCAGAACATTGGATAGAAGAATCAACCAAAACAGATAGTACCAATGGTAGCGCCTGGAATTTCCAATATTGTTGGTGGATAATGTCTTTTCCTCCAAAGGCAGATCAGCCTCTCCAAAAGAGTCCGGTCCAAAGTACTCCTGGCTCCTTAGGAGAGCCCTTCGAACAAGTTGAATCACCAGGTAAAAAAGCTTTTTGGGCAAAAGGGCATTTAGGGCAATTTATATTTGTTTACCCTCAGAAAAATGTGATTATCGTACGTCTTGGTAAAAAACGAGGTAAAGTTAAGTGGGGTAAGGTGTTTCTGCGCATAGCGAATAGCGCATGGTAG
- a CDS encoding YqgE/AlgH family protein yields the protein MEPEFEKGDILISEPFLPDPNFMRSVILLCEHNDKGSVGFVLNKPTNISMEELVEEISNYDKPVYAGGPVEQNTLHYIHRLGDQMEGSIKIEDGLYWGGNFEQLKVLIANNQVNSKDFRFFLGYSGWGERQLFDEFKAHSWIVGSATSSQIFDMDPNELWKNILRNMGGKYKAMSNYPIDPRLN from the coding sequence ATGGAACCAGAATTTGAAAAAGGTGATATTTTGATCTCGGAGCCATTTTTGCCCGACCCTAATTTTATGCGGTCTGTAATTTTGCTTTGTGAGCATAATGATAAAGGTTCCGTTGGTTTTGTATTGAATAAACCAACAAATATCAGCATGGAAGAATTGGTTGAGGAGATCAGTAATTATGATAAACCTGTTTATGCAGGGGGGCCTGTAGAACAAAACACATTGCATTACATTCATAGGCTGGGCGACCAAATGGAAGGCAGCATAAAGATCGAAGACGGGCTTTATTGGGGAGGGAATTTTGAGCAGCTGAAAGTTTTGATTGCCAACAACCAGGTCAATTCAAAAGATTTTCGCTTTTTCCTGGGATATTCCGGATGGGGGGAGAGGCAACTGTTTGATGAGTTTAAAGCACACTCTTGGATCGTAGGTTCGGCTACTTCCTCACAAATATTTGATATGGATCCTAATGAACTATGGAAAAATATTTTAAGGAATATGGGAGGAAAATACAAGGCTATGTCTAATTATCCGATCGATCCGAGACTGAATTAA
- a CDS encoding AMP-binding protein — translation MELKSPLEMLYQWESETPDKVYMRQPIDDVYHEYTWKQTGEEVRKMAAVLKGLNLPPKSKIGILSKNCVHWMLSDLAIMMADHISVPLYPNLSANSVRQILEHSETKVLFVGKLDDYPSMKPGVPDDVYCITYPFYSHTEYDNWDDLTAKVEPVKENVVRDPAELATIIYTSGTTGMPKGVMHKFHNFAFTCSHAFKYLGMGNGSRFFSYLPLAHIAERLLVEMGSIYTGGSVSFAESIDTFAKNLAESKPTVFLGVPRIWTKFQQGVLNKLPQKKLDTFLKIPILSGIIKKKIRTGLGLNEATNVFTGAAPTPVSLIKWFEKIGIRIQEAYAMTENTCYSHVSLNDKIKIGYVGAPLPYCDVKLSEEGEILIKHEALMDGYYKEPEMTAETFTDGYLRTGDKGEIDDEGFLKITGRVKDLFKTSKGKYIAPSPIESKLSANINIEQVCVVGIGIPQPIALIVLSEDAKKKPKEEITKGLEETLEKVNSGLDHHELIKKLIVLNEEWTIENELLTPTMKVKRNDLEKIHSGKYEAWYEQEESIIWE, via the coding sequence ATGGAACTCAAATCACCCCTTGAAATGCTTTACCAATGGGAAAGCGAAACACCGGATAAGGTATATATGCGCCAGCCTATTGATGATGTTTACCATGAATACACATGGAAGCAAACAGGTGAAGAAGTAAGAAAAATGGCGGCTGTCTTGAAGGGCTTGAACCTGCCTCCAAAAAGTAAGATCGGCATTTTATCCAAAAACTGTGTGCATTGGATGCTCTCCGACCTTGCCATTATGATGGCGGATCATATATCCGTTCCCTTGTATCCCAACCTGTCAGCCAATTCAGTAAGACAAATACTCGAACACAGCGAAACAAAGGTGTTGTTCGTGGGAAAATTAGACGATTATCCCTCTATGAAACCGGGCGTGCCCGATGATGTATATTGCATCACATACCCCTTTTATTCACACACCGAATACGACAACTGGGATGATCTTACTGCCAAGGTGGAGCCGGTCAAAGAGAACGTAGTAAGAGACCCAGCCGAATTGGCAACGATTATCTATACATCTGGAACAACAGGTATGCCTAAGGGCGTTATGCACAAGTTTCACAATTTTGCATTTACTTGCAGCCATGCATTTAAATATCTGGGAATGGGAAATGGATCCCGGTTTTTCTCCTATCTGCCCCTGGCCCACATTGCTGAAAGATTATTGGTAGAAATGGGCAGCATATACACAGGCGGCTCCGTATCTTTTGCCGAATCAATAGACACATTTGCAAAAAACCTGGCTGAATCCAAGCCCACAGTGTTTCTCGGTGTGCCAAGAATTTGGACCAAATTCCAGCAAGGAGTTCTCAACAAGCTGCCTCAGAAAAAACTGGATACATTTCTTAAAATTCCCATTTTGTCAGGTATTATAAAAAAGAAGATAAGGACAGGACTGGGATTGAATGAGGCAACCAATGTCTTTACAGGCGCGGCACCCACCCCTGTTTCATTAATAAAATGGTTTGAAAAAATAGGCATCAGGATACAGGAAGCTTATGCTATGACCGAGAATACCTGTTATTCTCATGTATCTTTAAATGACAAGATAAAGATAGGGTATGTTGGCGCACCCTTGCCTTATTGTGACGTCAAATTGAGTGAAGAAGGGGAAATACTGATCAAACATGAAGCATTGATGGACGGTTATTATAAAGAACCCGAAATGACTGCTGAAACTTTTACAGACGGTTATTTAAGAACAGGCGATAAAGGAGAGATAGATGATGAAGGGTTTTTGAAGATCACTGGAAGGGTTAAGGATTTATTTAAAACCAGTAAAGGTAAATATATTGCTCCCTCCCCTATTGAGTCAAAACTTTCAGCCAACATTAATATCGAGCAAGTTTGCGTAGTTGGTATAGGAATTCCCCAGCCAATCGCCTTGATAGTGCTATCTGAAGATGCAAAAAAGAAGCCTAAAGAAGAAATAACTAAGGGCCTTGAAGAAACATTGGAAAAGGTAAATTCCGGACTTGACCACCATGAATTGATTAAAAAATTAATTGTTCTGAACGAAGAATGGACCATCGAAAACGAACTATTAACCCCAACCATGAAGGTTAAAAGAAATGACCTGGAAAAAATTCATTCAGGTAAGTATGAGGCATGGTATGAGCAGGAAGAGTCAATAATTTGGGAATGA
- a CDS encoding CopD family protein, with protein sequence MLLLYLKALHIIGFVSWFAGLFYLGRLFIYHQETNKKPEHERAVLQAQFIIMQKRLYYIICWPGMIITVVFGTWMVVINTGYLDTWLYLKLVFVAALLLYHFLCGIIMKKLIKTHSHDSAFKWTSLQLRIWNEVATLLLVAIVFIAVLKNTLGFFYGITGFILVGILLFLGIRLYKKMTKN encoded by the coding sequence ATGCTATTACTTTATCTAAAAGCGCTACACATCATAGGTTTTGTCAGTTGGTTTGCCGGTTTGTTTTACCTTGGCAGGTTGTTTATTTATCATCAAGAGACAAATAAAAAGCCTGAGCACGAACGTGCAGTATTGCAAGCTCAATTCATCATCATGCAAAAACGGCTCTATTATATTATTTGCTGGCCCGGTATGATCATTACCGTTGTTTTTGGAACATGGATGGTTGTTATTAATACCGGTTATTTGGATACCTGGCTGTATCTTAAGCTGGTATTTGTAGCAGCACTGCTTCTATATCATTTCTTATGTGGAATTATTATGAAAAAACTGATTAAAACACATTCACATGATAGCGCCTTCAAATGGACTTCTTTACAACTGAGAATCTGGAATGAAGTTGCTACTTTACTATTGGTAGCTATAGTCTTTATTGCCGTGTTGAAAAATACGCTGGGTTTCTTTTATGGGATCACCGGTTTTATTTTGGTGGGTATATTATTGTTTTTGGGAATTAGACTATATAAGAAAATGACTAAAAACTAG
- a CDS encoding GxxExxY protein — protein sequence MKQETFQIIGICMEIHRILGRGLLEIVYKDALEYEAKLKNIRYEREKKYQVKYKGIILPHYFYADFVMFNNIIVEIKAQKGVMDEHYNQMINYLAVSKCKIGLLFNFGEDSLKYRRVIL from the coding sequence ATGAAGCAAGAAACGTTTCAAATAATTGGAATTTGTATGGAAATACATAGAATTTTAGGGAGAGGGTTGCTTGAAATTGTTTACAAAGATGCTTTGGAATATGAAGCGAAATTAAAAAATATCCGCTATGAAAGAGAAAAGAAATATCAAGTTAAGTATAAAGGAATCATTCTTCCTCATTATTTTTATGCTGATTTTGTTATGTTTAATAATATAATAGTAGAAATTAAGGCACAAAAAGGAGTAATGGATGAACATTATAATCAAATGATAAATTATTTAGCAGTTTCAAAATGTAAGATTGGACTTCTGTTTAATTTTGGAGAAGATTCATTGAAGTATAGAAGAGTTATTTTATAA